A stretch of the Petroclostridium xylanilyticum genome encodes the following:
- a CDS encoding BlaI/MecI/CopY family transcriptional regulator, whose product MEKYKLFDAEYKFVSIIWDNEPINSTELVKLCADKLGWKKSTTYTVLKKLCERGILQNRDATVTALVKREDVQRYESRAVLEKTFDGSLPKFLTAFLSGRKLSEQEAEELKRIIEEAVK is encoded by the coding sequence ATGGAAAAATATAAGCTGTTTGATGCGGAGTATAAATTTGTAAGTATAATCTGGGATAATGAACCGATCAATTCCACTGAGCTTGTAAAGTTATGCGCGGATAAACTCGGCTGGAAAAAGTCTACCACTTACACCGTATTAAAAAAGCTCTGTGAACGCGGTATCCTGCAAAACAGGGATGCGACTGTTACTGCATTGGTTAAGCGTGAAGATGTACAGAGATATGAAAGCAGAGCTGTGTTGGAAAAAACATTTGACGGGTCGCTGCCGAAATTTCTGACTGCCTTCCTAAGTGGCCGCAAGCTTTCTGAACAGGAGGCCGAGGAACTGAAGCGGATTATAGAGGAGGCGGTGAAATGA
- a CDS encoding M56 family metallopeptidase — translation MSLLQDLFITIVNMSITASCVAIGVILVRLLLKKAPKVFSYILWVPVLFRLACPFSFDSAFSFFNLINPNVKQGSGISEFVPQNIGLMQTPVIRSGIGSIDSAVNASLPPAIPVASVNPIEIWMSVLSFIWISGVVALLIYSIVSYVKIKRKLQTATRVEANVFETDAIGTAFVCGFIHPKIYVPANIGDANLSYILEHERTHIRRKDYLIKPLAFLALILHWFNPLMWLCFALMSRDMEMSCDESVLNRLGEGAKGGYSGSLLSLAVKRKGLLAANPLAFGESHVKARIKNVLNFKKPAFWVIMIAVVAVCIAVVAFVADPKHEQIAPDLYLGYPIQTLMDNKTPYVGNNYKVIKLIDAMPLTKGIVRDTVELQTANLPYGIMIYYEMNDASVIKIRDAISGDAFYRNSIVLFSLIDNVDIISCKIIDKTGDYDEVSYIFTLTRAEAEKLIGEDVRHFAYNADTIRRLIDIINNISLGENHNDIARLIEENLAAIMSSPQEASNPYAYINIHKKEYENILKMGKEALPYLIEILEKEDKGLRGNIAMFLCQDIVKGLLKGSKDISPEIEKSIKEAQMSVDKWNALMGNIPKEIMPEFTKEEVAKARAVVEEYYRAVAAKDVEAILATLYPREGLTLERVKSGNVILFGKEKRTLLSIDYDSQDSMRKNYMPGGKYVEQENIIVFKVSFNVDYPENETGPWNEGIYKNWSMILIRDNKNSPWLIYDQGY, via the coding sequence ATGAGCTTGCTGCAAGATTTATTTATAACTATTGTGAACATGAGTATCACTGCATCATGTGTAGCTATTGGCGTTATTCTTGTCCGCCTATTGTTAAAAAAAGCACCAAAGGTCTTTTCCTATATTCTTTGGGTTCCTGTGCTTTTCCGTCTTGCATGCCCATTTTCTTTTGATTCAGCTTTTAGCTTTTTCAATCTGATAAACCCGAATGTGAAGCAAGGAAGCGGAATATCTGAGTTTGTACCGCAGAATATAGGGTTGATGCAGACGCCTGTGATTCGGTCCGGTATTGGCAGCATTGACAGCGCGGTGAATGCTTCTCTGCCTCCGGCCATTCCGGTGGCAAGCGTGAATCCCATAGAGATATGGATGTCCGTTTTAAGCTTTATCTGGATTTCCGGGGTTGTTGCACTGCTTATTTACAGCATCGTTTCTTATGTAAAAATCAAAAGAAAACTTCAGACTGCGACTCGCGTGGAGGCCAATGTCTTTGAAACCGATGCTATCGGCACAGCCTTCGTATGTGGCTTTATACACCCGAAAATCTATGTGCCTGCAAATATTGGGGATGCGAACCTGTCCTACATACTGGAACACGAGCGCACACATATCCGCAGGAAGGATTATCTGATAAAGCCGCTTGCTTTTCTTGCGCTCATCCTTCACTGGTTCAATCCGCTTATGTGGCTGTGTTTTGCGCTCATGAGCCGGGACATGGAGATGTCCTGCGATGAGAGCGTGCTAAATAGGCTGGGCGAGGGCGCAAAGGGCGGCTATTCAGGGTCGCTTTTGTCACTGGCGGTGAAAAGAAAAGGACTTTTGGCGGCGAATCCTTTAGCCTTCGGCGAGAGCCATGTAAAGGCTAGAATAAAAAATGTACTCAATTTTAAGAAACCAGCATTTTGGGTCATAATGATTGCAGTTGTAGCTGTTTGCATAGCTGTAGTTGCTTTTGTTGCAGACCCTAAACATGAGCAAATTGCTCCTGATTTGTATCTTGGTTACCCAATCCAGACATTAATGGATAACAAAACCCCCTATGTGGGAAACAACTATAAAGTTATTAAGCTTATTGATGCAATGCCTCTGACTAAAGGTATTGTACGCGATACTGTAGAGCTTCAGACGGCTAATTTGCCTTATGGAATAATGATTTATTATGAAATGAACGACGCTTCAGTCATTAAAATACGTGACGCTATAAGTGGTGATGCATTTTATCGGAATTCTATAGTGCTCTTTAGTTTAATTGACAATGTGGATATTATTAGCTGTAAAATTATAGATAAAACCGGTGATTATGACGAGGTGTCATATATCTTTACCCTTACGAGGGCAGAGGCAGAAAAACTTATTGGTGAAGATGTTCGACATTTTGCATACAATGCGGATACAATTAGAAGACTTATCGATATTATAAACAATATTTCATTGGGGGAAAATCACAATGATATTGCAAGACTTATAGAGGAAAATCTCGCCGCGATAATGTCCTCGCCACAGGAGGCATCGAATCCGTATGCCTATATCAATATACATAAAAAAGAATATGAAAACATTTTGAAGATGGGCAAAGAAGCTCTCCCATACCTTATTGAAATACTTGAAAAAGAAGATAAAGGACTCCGGGGCAACATTGCCATGTTCCTTTGCCAAGATATTGTAAAGGGATTACTAAAAGGAAGCAAGGATATAAGTCCGGAAATCGAGAAATCAATCAAAGAAGCTCAAATGTCTGTCGATAAATGGAATGCTTTAATGGGGAATATACCGAAAGAAATCATGCCGGAGTTTACGAAAGAAGAGGTGGCTAAAGCCCGTGCGGTTGTGGAGGAATACTATCGGGCTGTTGCTGCAAAGGACGTCGAGGCAATACTTGCAACATTATACCCGAGGGAAGGCCTCACGCTTGAGCGGGTAAAAAGCGGCAACGTAATATTATTTGGTAAGGAAAAACGCACACTTTTAAGCATTGATTATGATTCCCAGGACAGTATGCGAAAAAACTACATGCCTGGTGGGAAATATGTTGAACAGGAAAACATTATTGTTTTTAAGGTGAGCTTCAATGTAGATTATCCCGAAAATGAAACGGGACCGTGGAATGAGGGTATCTATAAAAACTGGAGCATGATACTGATCCGGGACAATAAGAACAGCCCATGGCTTATTTATGACCAGGGCTATTAA